A genomic stretch from Lathyrus oleraceus cultivar Zhongwan6 chromosome 2, CAAS_Psat_ZW6_1.0, whole genome shotgun sequence includes:
- the LOC127120508 gene encoding receptor-like protein 44 codes for MDEERLVKLLLFLSILLNAAFKQCLSDPSDETCLTELSKSLQDPNKSLHNWNEQTFAKPCNESTSNLQGAICNNGRIYKLSLNNLSLRGTISPFLSNCTNLQTLDLSSNFLTGPIPPDLQSLVNLAVLNLSSNRLEGEIPPQLTLCAYLNVIDFHDNLLTGPIPQQLGLLVRLSAFDVSNNRLSGPIPFSLSNRSSPNLPKFNASSFEGNKDLYGYPLPPMRSKGLSILAIVGIGLGSGLASLVLSFTGVCIWLKVTDRKVALEEGKISHLMPDY; via the coding sequence ATGGATGAAGAAAGACTAGTAAAGCTACTGTTATTTCTTTCTATCCTACTAAACGCTGCGTTTAAACAGTGTCTATCAGATCCAAGCGACGAAACATGTCTAACAGAATTAAGCAAATCATTACAAGACCCAAACAAATCACTCCACAACTGGAACGAACAAACCTTCGCTAAACCCTGCAACGAATCAACCTCAAATCTCCAAGGCGCAATCTGCAACAATGGCCGAATCTACAAACTCTCCCTCAACAACCTCTCTCTCCGCGGCACCATTTCACCTTTCCTCTCCAACTGCACAAATCTCCAAACCCTAGACCTATCTTCCAACTTCCTCACCGGACCAATCCCGCCGGATTTACAATCACTCGTCAATCTCGCCGTTCTGAATCTCTCGTCTAACCGTCTCGAAGGTGAGATTCCACCTCAGCTCACATTGTGTGCTTATCTCAACGTAATCGATTTTCATGATAATCTTCTCACCGGTCCGATTCCTCAGCAATTAGGTTTATTAGTTCGATTATCGGCTTTCGATGTTTCGAATAACCGACTCTCCGGTCCGATCCCGTTTTCGTTGTCGAACCGGAGTAGTCCGAATTTGCCGAAATTTAACGCGAGTTCGTTTGAAGGGAACAAGGATCTTTACGGTTATCCGTTACCGCCGATGAGGAGTAAAGGTTTATCGATTTTGGCGATTGTTGGAATCGGATTAGGAAGTGGATTAGCGAGTCTTGTTTTGAGTTTTACTGGTGTTTGTATTTGGTTAAAAGTTACTGATCGGAAAGTTGCATTAGAAGAAGGCAAAATTAGTCATCTAATGCCTGATTATTGA